DNA sequence from the Pedobacter sp. W3I1 genome:
TGCAACAATGCCCATGTTGCCCGGTATGTTATAACCAAGCTGATTGATCGCCTTTATGCCACTAAAAGTAAGGTAATTTGTAGCGAAATAAACAGCGTCGACCCTTTTGTTCTGTCTGAGGAACCTCACAAGCTGCTTAACCGTTTGAGCCGGATCATTTCCATAAGGCACTTTTTCTACAATAACCTCCAGCCCATGTTCGGCCATTGCCTTTATATAGCCCAGTTTCCGATCTTCCATCTGGCTCTGGCTGCTATCCAGCGTAATAAATGCAATATGAGCAAAAGCATGCTCTGCCAGGTATTTCGAAGCATTATAGCTGGCTTTAAAATTATCAAGGATTACATAACTTGATTCAATATCCTGATAATACCTATCGAACAGTACAACCGGAGATCCTTCATCAATAAGCGACTGTATTTCTTTTTCCATCCCGGGCGGAGGAGTTATAATATAACCATCTACATTGCGGTCTCTGAAAAGCTGGATGAGCTCCCTGGTTTTATCCGGATCGTTATCGGTACTACAATAGAAAATCTTATATCCGTTCTGATAGGCAATTTCCTCGATATGATAAGCCATCTGGGCAAAAAAATAATCGGAGATCTTTTCCACCATCAAGCCAATAATCATAGTCTTACCGGTGCTCAGGCTCTGGGCCAGGCGACTTGGTTTATAGCCGTTCTCATCAATGTACTGCAGTACTTTTTCGGTCAAAGCCAAACTGATACGTTTCTCTTTGGCCTTACCATTGATAATGAAGGAAATTGTAGACTTTGAAATATTCAGGGCAGTTGCTATATCGCCTATGGAGATCTTTTTTGCCATTACCGGAAATTAGATTGAAGTGACAGATCAGTTGATTATCGAAAATGTCCTTTGTATCGGAACAGCCGATTGGACCTGTCGCGCGGGCGTATTAGCTCCATATTGCCACGCTACCAGCGTAACTTTTAAAGGCAACTTGCTTCTGGGCGGGATGGCTGTAAAATAAAGGATACCGTCTACGATTTCTACTGGCCCTTCCTTTACGAAATACTGTAATGGCAGTCCGGCATCAGAGCGGCCAACTAGTTTCATGGATTTTACAGACTTTTTCTGGTCTGCGATTTCCGGAAAAGTAATTTTCTGTGGTATCCCTTTCAGATTGGAAAGAGGTATCTTCATATTTGCCTGTTGCACGGATGAGCGGTATTTTGCATCTCCCTTCTGACTGGCCATTAGCCAGATATCATTGCTCCGCTTGGTGTTATTGAAGCCCATTCGGTAAAAAGCTACCTGAAATGTAGTGTCATTGATTTTCCTGACCGGACCACAGATCCGGGAGATCACGATTTTCTCTTCGGGACGGTAAAGTACATTAATGGCATGGGTTGCGGTATCAGTATTTATTGCCGAAACATGAAAGGTAATCCCATCCGCAAGGGGATCGAAAAGAGGTCTGAAACCAGCAAAGCCTGCAGGAGGTAAGAGTTTACCATTTTGCATGAATCCGATTGACCGCTTTATTTTAGCCCGCGCGACTTTATACAGATCCTCGGTTACCTTTGCCATTTGCCCGTCAAATACCCATCCGGCCTCGGCTTTGTTTCCTTTATAATCATGGTAGGGCGCCGAAACAGCATTTGGCAATTCGTCTTTTCTCCATCTATCAACCAGCCATCCTTTCTGGGGCTGAATAGCAGAAAGAATCGGAAAAGTATTTAAAGGTATTTTTTTGGGAAGCCGGGTTTTTACTGCTTTAGAGATAAACAAGTTAAGGTAGTCTATCAACTCATCTGAATAATCAAAGTGGCCATGTCCAGCATCACAGAACAGTGCAATGGGCGAATCGGGGTTATCTTTTCTGTATTTCATTGCCGGGCTAATCCGGCCCTCCAACCATTCATCTTCGCCCATCACAAAAAGTCCGGGGATGCCGTTTAGGTTCCTTCCCCCCCAGTCTGGATTGGGCTTACCGCTACCAGTCATATTGGTTAATGGTGCATCTCCATGTATGGATAACACGGCGATTGTCCGATCAGGATTATAAGCTGCAAAATTCCAGGGATAGCTTGCTGCAGCAGAGTGTCCTATAGGTATAACAGGGGCAAATGCCAGTTCACTGTAACCCGATATTTCTGCCAGGTTTTTCATTGTTGCGAAAAAAACCGCCGAGGAGCTAAAATTAAAGACCATATCCACTGAAGGCGTAATCCAGATTTCAGCAAGGCCGAGGGCAGAAAGGTTTTTTCTAAAAGCACTGTGTTCCAATATCCCTTCTTCGAGCATATTGTGCTGCCCTATAACTACCCCCCTTACCTGTTTACAATCAGGCGGGATCCATAAAAATGCTGTTGGCAGTTCTCCTGTCTCGGAAGAAATGCTGCTCTTTACCGGAACAGACCATTGCCATTCTGCAGCAAAAATGTTTTGGCACAGCAATAAAAAAGCAAAGCAGATAAAAATTATTCTGGTCATAGAAATTAGTTTAGCGCATTATCGGTCAGTCTATTTTAAATTATATGGCTATCCGGATTATTGTGGATGCGGCAGGGAAAAGAAAAGCGTTCCAAAACCTGCATTGTCTGCATTGAATCCTGCCCCTTCAGGTCTAAGTTCATCTGCTGCTTGTTTAGTGTAGCGGTACTCGTCTGCCGGTATACCTTTTATCCGAAAAGCATAATGGTTATATACCTGTTCAAAGATCGAACGTAGGTTGCCTCTTCCACTGGTGGATATCTTATCGGCAGGAAACCTGCCGCTGATGTCGGTATAAGGCTGAAAGGACACATCTTCCCCGAGATTATAACGGGCTGTATACTCAAAGCCTTTGAGCAACCTGTTTTGCGCAAAACTGTACATATCCATCCCCTGGTTCCATCCAATCTCGCACATTTCTGCCAGATGGCCGATCCCAAGCATACTGTGCGGTTGGTCACGTCCACTCTCCTGCCCCTGGCCATCTTCATTTACAATATAATGCAGCAGGCTACCATTTCCAGGGCCCTTATAATAAAAATCAACTGCGCGATCGAACATTTCATGATCATCATTAAAAACGGCAATAGCCATCATACCCTTCATGCAGGCAAGATCCCAGTTACCGTGGGCCCAAAGCGCAAAATATTGAATCGGGGGATAAAACACATCCCTGAACATCACTTTGCATTTTTCGATGTCCTCCTGTTTCCATTTTGGATAAGTAGCGCGCATAATCTCTGCGGCACTGGCCATCTTAAAAACATTTAGTCCAGCTCCTAACTCCACATCTGTTCCATCAAAAACCTTAAAGGTTTCAGACCAGGCATTTATAATTTTTATCGCCGTTTTGGCATGGGCTTCATCGCCCGTAATAGTCCACATCACTGCATTTTGATAAGCGGCGCAAACATCTTTCTCCAGGTTTCCGATATTTTTGCCGGCACCAATCAGTAAGCTACGCTCTACATGCTGGACGGCATGAGGTTCCCAGGAAGCGCTCGACCATGGATGCAACCTGAATTTCTCAAATGCACTCTTCCATGGTTCCCTGCCCATGGCGACCATATCTTTCATCCGCTGGAGATCACTGCCTGAATGCAACAGGCCGGGATGGGTAAAAGGCTTGGGATGGTAGGCCATCGGTTTTTCCAATTTTAGCACCTGCCCATAAGTGTTTGCCATATAGGAAAAGAAGATGATAAAGGTTAACATCCATTTACCATTACGGATTACCCTGTGATATACATTTAAACTATGCATGCTCAATATTTTAAAATAATTTTATTCTTTGCTTAAGGCTATGCCCGGGATAAAAAGGCCCTGGAAACCTTGCTGAAGCCCCGCCCACCGTATTCAGGAAATCCCTGTCAATCGTTATCTTTTTTCCATCAGGATATTCTATATACTGCTTGCTCAACGCAAAAAAGCCTAAAAAATCAGCTGTTAATGCCGGGATTTTTATTGGCTTTAGTGCTTCTTTTTTCCAAAATAATGCTACCCCTTTCTGGTTGTGTTCCAGGCGAAAGGAAAAACTATTTTTGGTTTTTGAGCTGTTCAGATCTGCCCAGCTTAGCGGAAGGGCTCCATCTGCATAAAGATTAAAATCTGCTTCACCTCCTGCTGGCTTTGCTATGCCTGCCCCTTTACCGATAAAAAGATTTCCATACCATCGGTGGTCGATATCAAGAGCAGGAATCGTCTGTTTGATCACCAGGCTATGCGGTAAAAAATTGGAGGTTGATACTGATTTCCCGGGTTGCCGGCCATTGTAGAAACTACAGTTATAGAACAGGTTTTGAACAAAAACATTTGCTTCTGATGCCTCCATCTTTACTCCCGCCATATCTTTATCTGCAGTATCGGCCATTGCAAGTATATTGTTGTCAAATAAAACGGGCCCATGGTTTTTAAACAGGTAAAACAACCCGGCATCACTGTCTGAAATAATATTCCTGGATAGACGGGCGCCCTGAAAAATTGGCCCTAAAAATACACCATAACCGTTTTTTCCATAAACCCTGCGGATCAGGTTATGTGTAATGGTGGCATCAACCGCCATGGCCAGCCGGATACCTGCAGATTCATTACCTGTATAACTGCCATCCTGGTTGATGTTCTCTATCAGATTATCCTGGATAGTGCTTGAAGTACCACCAATTAATCCAAAAATACCGGCCTGACCACAATTGAAAATATGGTTTCCTTTGATCTGATGATGTCCAACCGAAGCCAGATCTGTATAATCGTTAAACTCCGGTCGTCCTGGATTAGCATCGGCATAAACATGCCCCGTTACGCCTATAGAAATACCTACAGCGTGGCATTCACTGATGGAACAGTCTATTATGTTCCAATACTTTCCATTTTTAGTATCTATTGCACCGGGCTGTTCGGCATAAATAGAGGCATAATCATTAAAAATCTGACTGATAGCAATCCCCTCAATGGTAAGATAATCTACACTAGGCAGGGCACTGATGCCGACACTTCTGATTGATAGTTCCGTTAGTCCGACATTAGGGTCCAATGCACCGAAATTCGCCCAGATTACCGTTTTTCCATGCTCCAGGGTTTTAGTCCATCGCAGCGCATTGCTGCACTCCTGAAGGGTAGGTACATTGACCAGTTTTTGACCATTAATGAAGAGCATCATCCCGGTTTGAGCAGCATCCAGCGTACACTGCCAGAGTTTGTTTTTACCCTTTATCCAGCCTGTCTTCCGGTCAGAACCTTTGATCATGACTTTTGCCGGGTTTAAAGCTTGCAGCGTAATCCTTTTGTCCTCAGAACTTCCACCACGTGCAAATACCACCGATTCACGGTAAACTCCTGACGAGACGAGTATCTTATCTCCAGGCATTGCCTTTAAAACAGCATAACTGATCGTTCTTAAAGGTTTAGCTACCGAGCCGTCTGCCTTATCGCTCCCAGATATGGAAACATAAATACTTTTTGGGGGAACTGGAGCCGGGACATGTTCGAAAGCCTTGTCCGCAAATTGCATCAGTAAGGGAAAAATCAGAAATATGATAATTTTATTCATCAATGGTTATAGGGTTTCTTTTGTTAATGAAAGATCCGACAGGATAAAATATTTTCGGATTCCATGAAATAATGACACCAGGTTGCCGCTGGGATACTCTAAATATCCAAAAATTGTTTGCCAGAGAATATCCTGGTGATGTGGTATTTACTTATATCTGGCTACTCAAACTTAATTAAACAAAACCGGTTTAGCAAAATGAGCGTATTTTTCAGAGGTCAGTTTTTTAGCAAAAAACAAAGGAGTTGGGTGACCGGTAAGATAAATCGTCATCCCGACCGCAGTGGAGAGATCTTTTAAACATAGTCCAAAGATCTCTCCACTCCGCGTTGCTCCGGTCGAGAGGACGACCTTTCTACTGACGACCGCCGCGCTTAACTTAATGATTATGACTGCCCTGGGCAGTCGAAAAAAGGAATCAGATAAAAGACGATTGGTAGCGAAGCTTATTTGCTGCCAAGGTAAAGTAAGCCACCAAAGCCTGGTTGGTCACGATCATAGCCTTCTGCTCCCATTTTTGCTATTACCTGCTGGGTAAAGGGCATCGAAAGTCCCTTTCTGCGTACATAATGGTTATAAACCATTTGGTAGATGGGTATAAATCTGCCCCTTCCCTGAACGGATATCTGTTCCCATTCACTATATTTCCCGGTAATATCCTTCCATTTTTTAAACGGGACCTGGTTGCCAAGGTTATAGCTGGCGGTATATTCAAATCCTTTTAACAGCCGGTTATTAAGCGCACCATAAAGGTCATCACCCTGTTTCCATGCAATCTCACAAACAGTGGCCATTGCCCCGATACCTAACTGAGAATGGCCCTGATCTCTGCCACTTTCCTGTATCTGTCCGGTTTTCCCATCTATATAATTGGCTATGGTGCCGTTATCGTTAGCATGAAGATAAAAATGTACCGCTTTATCATACATTTTCTGATCATCAAGATAGATTGCAGCTGAGAGGTAGAATTTTGTTACTATTGGACCCCAATTGCCATTTGTGTAGGGAGGACTTGCATAAAACTGCTCACAAACTGGTAGAAAAATCCCGGTTACCATGCGGGTTATCCGTTCAAGCTTTTTGGGATCAGCACCTTTAAAATCGTGTCTCAGGATTTCCAGCACATTGATAATCTTGGTCCCTTCTAAACCGACCAATAATGGTGCGTCGTTGGTAGCCGGAATGCGCTGCAGGGAATCTGCATAGCCCAGCAATATCGAAATGGCCTTTTCGGCATGTTTTTGATCGTGTGTAGCTATCCACATAAGGCTGTTAAGATAAGCCGCGCTGAAGTCTGCTTCCATGAG
Encoded proteins:
- a CDS encoding LacI family DNA-binding transcriptional regulator; translation: MAKKISIGDIATALNISKSTISFIINGKAKEKRISLALTEKVLQYIDENGYKPSRLAQSLSTGKTMIIGLMVEKISDYFFAQMAYHIEEIAYQNGYKIFYCSTDNDPDKTRELIQLFRDRNVDGYIITPPPGMEKEIQSLIDEGSPVVLFDRYYQDIESSYVILDNFKASYNASKYLAEHAFAHIAFITLDSSQSQMEDRKLGYIKAMAEHGLEVIVEKVPYGNDPAQTVKQLVRFLRQNKRVDAVYFATNYLTFSGIKAINQLGYNIPGNMGIVAFDDHQVFDFYEPTITAVAQPISELARQSIRVLLSLLNKPLEERAVQKVTVPAHFIIRDSTTRPL
- a CDS encoding right-handed parallel beta-helix repeat-containing protein translates to MNKIIIFLIFPLLMQFADKAFEHVPAPVPPKSIYVSISGSDKADGSVAKPLRTISYAVLKAMPGDKILVSSGVYRESVVFARGGSSEDKRITLQALNPAKVMIKGSDRKTGWIKGKNKLWQCTLDAAQTGMMLFINGQKLVNVPTLQECSNALRWTKTLEHGKTVIWANFGALDPNVGLTELSIRSVGISALPSVDYLTIEGIAISQIFNDYASIYAEQPGAIDTKNGKYWNIIDCSISECHAVGISIGVTGHVYADANPGRPEFNDYTDLASVGHHQIKGNHIFNCGQAGIFGLIGGTSSTIQDNLIENINQDGSYTGNESAGIRLAMAVDATITHNLIRRVYGKNGYGVFLGPIFQGARLSRNIISDSDAGLFYLFKNHGPVLFDNNILAMADTADKDMAGVKMEASEANVFVQNLFYNCSFYNGRQPGKSVSTSNFLPHSLVIKQTIPALDIDHRWYGNLFIGKGAGIAKPAGGEADFNLYADGALPLSWADLNSSKTKNSFSFRLEHNQKGVALFWKKEALKPIKIPALTADFLGFFALSKQYIEYPDGKKITIDRDFLNTVGGASARFPGPFYPGHSLKQRIKLF
- a CDS encoding alginate lyase family protein; protein product: MKKIQRLYLIVYFLFFLSSVSSAQKKFIHPGILFSSADLQRIYHTAQDKNSAGYASFQLLRDNPLASSTYVMKGPFRVISRDGEFGNTKSLMEADFSAAYLNSLMWIATHDQKHAEKAISILLGYADSLQRIPATNDAPLLVGLEGTKIINVLEILRHDFKGADPKKLERITRMVTGIFLPVCEQFYASPPYTNGNWGPIVTKFYLSAAIYLDDQKMYDKAVHFYLHANDNGTIANYIDGKTGQIQESGRDQGHSQLGIGAMATVCEIAWKQGDDLYGALNNRLLKGFEYTASYNLGNQVPFKKWKDITGKYSEWEQISVQGRGRFIPIYQMVYNHYVRRKGLSMPFTQQVIAKMGAEGYDRDQPGFGGLLYLGSK
- a CDS encoding alginate lyase family protein; protein product: MHSLNVYHRVIRNGKWMLTFIIFFSYMANTYGQVLKLEKPMAYHPKPFTHPGLLHSGSDLQRMKDMVAMGREPWKSAFEKFRLHPWSSASWEPHAVQHVERSLLIGAGKNIGNLEKDVCAAYQNAVMWTITGDEAHAKTAIKIINAWSETFKVFDGTDVELGAGLNVFKMASAAEIMRATYPKWKQEDIEKCKVMFRDVFYPPIQYFALWAHGNWDLACMKGMMAIAVFNDDHEMFDRAVDFYYKGPGNGSLLHYIVNEDGQGQESGRDQPHSMLGIGHLAEMCEIGWNQGMDMYSFAQNRLLKGFEYTARYNLGEDVSFQPYTDISGRFPADKISTSGRGNLRSIFEQVYNHYAFRIKGIPADEYRYTKQAADELRPEGAGFNADNAGFGTLFFSLPHPQ